Part of the Labilibaculum antarcticum genome, GAAGAAGTTAGCACAGGGCAACGCCCTGTGTAAAAAAGGTAACTTATAAGTTTAGCCCTGAAAGGGCGAAAGAAAGAAAATAAATTGGAATGAAAATTTTATTATTCGGTGGAACGACAGAGGGGAAAGCAACTTCTAACTGGTTGGATGATTTGGAGATTTCGCATTTCTATTCGACAAAAACGAGTTCGGGGAACTACGAATCTAAATTTGGCCAGCGAATTAGTGGTGCGATGAATGTGGAAGAGATTTGGACCTTTTGTGAGGAAAGTGAAATTGATTTATTGATAGATGCAGCACATCCTTTTGCGGAAGTACTGCACCACAGTATTTCGGTCGCCGCAATTCATGCGAATGTGCCTGTACTGAGAGTAGAGCGAGATGCTGTGCCAAGAATGAAGAGTGAATTCATCCAATATCACAAGACTTTAGCTTCCATTTTGGCCGATTTGCATGCCGTAGATTGTGCGAAAATAATATCCTTGGTTGGAGTAAAAGCCTTACCAGTGATTCATAAAACCATGCCAAATGCCAATATTTGGTATCGAATTCTTGATTTTCCTTCCTCTCTGGAAATCGCCAAAGCGGCAGGAGTTAGCAGGGAGAAATTGATTGTTTCGGCAGCATTTGAAGGAATGAAATCTATTGAAGATTTGTTGAATGATGAAGGGATTGAAGCCATGATCACTAAAGAAAGTGGCTATTCTGGTTTGTTGGATCAGAAAATGGACTTGGCGGTAAAATACCAAATTCCACTTTACGTGATTGCCCGACCCGACTTGCCCAATTACGATGAGACGATCACTAATCGTGAAACATTGCAGAAATATTTGAAGAGTAAATTTGGACTGGAGCGAAAAGAATTGGCGCCTGGTTTTACTTCGGGTACTTGTGCAACAATATCCGCGAAAGCGGCATTAAAATTATTGTTAGGCGATAAATTGAACCAGAAAGAGAGCGTTGCTTTGCCCGATGGGGAAATTTGCGAAATGCAATTGCATCAAAATAGATGGGGACAAGATTTTGCTTTGTGTTCGGTGGTGAAAAACTCTGGCGATGATCCTGATGTAACAGACGGAATGGAAATTGGCGCTTGCCTGAGATGGAATGATGTGAATCGCATTCGTTTTGTGAAAGGGGAAGGGGTCGGAACGGTTACTTTAAACGGTTTGGGGATTCCCTTGGGTGAACCGGCGGTAAATCCTGTTCCCCGAAAGATGATTGCCTTCGAATTGGAACAAATTTTGGAAGAGTACGATGTGCACAGAGGTATAGATGTTTCGGTATTTGTTCCTGTTGGCAAAAAGATGGGAGCCAAAACATTTAATCCCAAGCTGGGAATTGTTGATGGAATTTCAATTATCGGAACAAGTGGAAGAATTAAGCCTTACTCCTTGGAAGCCTATATTCAGAGTATTAAAAAGCAATTGGATTTAGCCGTTCATAACGAGAACAAGCACATTGTTGTGAATTCGGGCGGAAGAAGTGAGCGATATCTGAAGAAGAAATTTCCTCACTTGGATGATTTGGCTTTTTTACAATACGGGAATTTTATTGGTGAAATATTGACAATTAGCAATAAGTCTGGTATTGAGAAGCTAAGCATGGGAATTATGACTGGCAAGGCGGTAAAATTGGCTGCCGGTTATTTGGATACGCATAGTAGTAAGGTGGTTTTAGATCATGAGTTTCTGATGGGATTGGCAAGAGATTGCAGGTATTCCGAAGAGATTATTATGAAGATTGGAGAGATGACAATGGGACGTGAGTTGGAGGAGATATTCTCATTCTCGGAAGATGAGCTGTTTTTTAAAGTCTTAAAAAGCAAATGTGTTCGCGTTTGCCAACAAGTAATTGAAGACTATGATTTTGAGCTTCTTTTGATAAGCAATCAGGGAGAAATAATTTAATTACGAAGCTCAATTACGAATTATGAAGGAGGTTTCGACTTGCAAATTCATAATTAACTATTGAATAGAATAGACCTGAAAGCGTTCGAAGAACCTGTCAGCGTCGATTAGAAAAATTATACGATGGGAAAAAAGTTATTTGTACTACTTGCATTTTCACTTCCTTTTCAGGGATTTAGCATGCACATAATGGAAGGCTATTTGCCTGCCGGTTGGTCTATTTTCTGGACGGTCGTTTATTTGCCTTTTTTTATTTGGGGTGTAAAGGTGATTCAGAAGATGGTAATAAAGCATCCCGAGCTAAAAATGCTTTTGGCATTGGCTGCCGCTTTTGCCTTTGTTCTTTCTGCATTAAAATTACCATCGGTGACTGGCAGTAGTTCGCATCCTACTGGTGTCGGTTTGGGTACATTGTTATTTGGGCCAATTACGATGAGTGTATTGGGCGTTTTGGTGCTAATCTTTCAGGTACTTTTATTGGCTCATGGGGGAGTAACTACTTTGGGCGCTAATGCATTTTCGATGGCTTTGGCTGGTCCGGTGGTAACATTCGGAATTTATAAGTTGTGCGCCAAATTGAAATGCAACCGCTCCGTTTCTATCTTTTTAGCCGCTTGCCTGGGCGATTTGGCGACCTACACGGTTACGGCCTTACAATTGGCATTGGCTCATCCAGATACTCAAACTGGTGTAGCAGGAGCATTCGTGAAATTTGCATCTATTTTTAGCTTAACTCAAATTCCAATAGCCATTGTAGAAGGTTTAGTAACTGTTTTGGTGATGAATATTTTGATTAAAAATATCCCGAACTTAAAAGGATTAAAACTGAAATTTCAAACTGTAAAATCGTAGATCCATGCTGAAAATAGTTCAAAAGAATCAAAATATTTTCTTGCTTCTGGCCATCATCAGCATTTTGGTTGGTGTTTTTGCTTACGTTGGAGATTCTGAGTTTGGAGGTTCCGATGGACATGCAGAAGAGTACATCACTCAGGCTGATCCTGATTACAAAGTCTGGTTTTCGAACATTTGGGAACCACCAGGACCCGAAATTGAAAGTTTGCTATTTGCCGTGCAGGCGGCCATTGGTGCAGGTGTAGTTTGCTACGTCATTGGTTACTACAAAGGAAAAAAAACAGGGGAAAGTATTCAGGAGTAATTCGTAATTACTCATTACTAATTTTTAATTACAGAAAGTGTTTATAAGCGAACAATACATACTAAAAAAACCCATACTTGGATTGTACAGCATGGAGAAATTCATCCTTTTTATGGTGCTTCTCAACGCTGCTTTGCTTTCCGCAAATTCGTATCTGCACTTGTTTCTAATTTCTCTGATTTCGATTGGTTTTTTTGCTCATGGAATTGGCCTGAGAAAACTGCTTCGATTAATTTCCTTGCCATTGGGATTTATTGTAATGGGAAGTATTTCAATTGCCGTTTCATTGCATACCGATCCGAAAAGTAGTTTATTTTGTTTCGATAGTATGGGTTTGTGTATTGGTTTGGAAAATGCTGGCTTGGACAAAGCTATCGAATTGTTTTTTAAGGCAATGGCAGCCATTATGGCGCTTAATTATTTGATTCTTTCTTGTACTTTATCAGAGATTAATGACATTGGTCGAAGATTGAGAATTCCTTTGATCTTGCGCGAGTTATTTGTCTTAACCTATCGTTACATTTCATTGCTTTTTACTTTTACTAGTCAGGTTCATATTGCACAACGAAATCGTCTTGGATATGTAAGTAAAAAACAGTCAATACTATCTGTTGGCATGCTTTTTTCCTGCGTATTCATAAAAAGTCTCCTCTTTTCCAATCGAAGTTTAGATGCGCTTCAATCCAGAGGATATCATGGCGAATTGTATTTCAGGCAACAACAGGATTCCCTGCGATTCAAACAATTATTTCTAATAGTATTGTTTGCAGTGGCTCTAGTTGGGTTTCATTTTTGTCTTAATTCATTATTCATAACTCATATTTGCTAAAATGATTCAACTCCAAAATATAAAATATTCTTATCCTGAGGGCACCATAGGGCTTGATGATATTTCTCTTGAAATTGAAAAGGGTAGTAAAGTTGCTTTTTTGGGTGAGAACGGAGCCGGAAAATCAAGCTTGTTTTTGGTCTTGAATGGAATTCATAAACCTCAGAAAGGGAAGTATGTTTTGGATGGAAAACAATTTGGGTTCTCGACCACAGAGCGAAAGCAAATGGCACACAAAGTGGGTTATGTGTTTCAGGATCCGGATGTGCAGTTGTTTGCAGCAAGTGTGTACGAGGATGTTGCGTTTGGTCCGTTTAATTTAGGTTTGGATAAAAAAGATATAGAAATCAGAGTAGAGAAGTATCTCAATTTGTTAAGCATTCAGGATTTGAAAGACAAAGCGCCCCATCAATTGAGTTACGGACAGAAAAAGCAGGTTGCAGTGGCCGGAGTTTTGGCCATGGAACCGGAAATTATTTTGTTTGATGAGCCTTTTGCCTGGCTCGACAACCGTCACAAGCACATTATGAATGAGATTATTGATGATTTGAACAAACAGGGCAAAACGGTCTTGATTTCGACACACAATCCGGATTTTGCCTACGAGTGGGCTGATAATGTTGTGTTGATGAAAGAGGGGCGAATCATTGCTTCCGATTCGCCGGTAAAAACCATGTGCAACAAAGTGCTGATGCAAGAAATAGGAATGGAATTACCTTTGGTTGTGCAATTGGCTAAAAAATTGGGCTTGAAAAATGATTCTCGATCCATTCAATCTTTGCTTTGGGAAATGTAGCATTGTTTTTCACTCAAGAATGCTAATTTTTAACAGATTAATTTTGTTTGAAAAAAAGGGGAGACTTGCGCCTCCCCAATTCCTGTTCGTTGTGCTATTTATTTTGATGTTTGCATTGTGTTTTCGATTTCTTGGATTGAAACTTCTGCATTTGCACCACTTTTAGAGGCTACAATGGCTCCAACAGCGGAGGCGCACTCAATGGCTTCCTGAGGGTCGGTTTCATGCAAAAGTTTACTAATTATTGTTGCAAGAAACGAATCTCCAGCACCAACCGTATCAGCCACCTTTACCTTAAAACCTTTACTGTAGACAAATTTGTTTTCGATAAAGAGAACCGCTCCATCTTTCCCAAGGGTTACACAAACCTCTTTGGTTTTGGTTTTATTGGCAATAAATTCAATGCATTCTTCAAGAGTTTTACTTGCAAATCCCATGCTGGCGCAGATCTCAAAAATTTCATCGTCGTTGAATTTTATAAAATCAGCATCGTTCATTAAGTCAATGATGCTTTTTTCTGTGTAATGTGGCGAGCGCAGATTGACATCAAATACTTTGAATTTTGCATGTTCGAGCAGTTGAAAGAGTGTTTCTCGTGAGGTTTTACTTCTGGCAACCAAGCTTCCGAATATAAAAGCATCCGAATTTTTTACAATGTCGATGTCTTTATCCAAAAGGACGATATCATCCCAGGCGCATGGCATTTTGATTTCGTAAGATGCTGATCCGTTTTGATCCAATTTCACCAAGACTTCGCTGGTTGAAAAGTGTTTGCTGATTTGAATGTGCTCAATACTTGTTGAGAAACTTTTTATTTCCTCAATAATCTCATCTCCAATGGCATCCTGTCCGATGCTGCTGATGACTTTTACTTTATTGCCAAGTGATTGCGCCCGTAAGGCAACATTCAAGGGAGCTCCCCCCAACTTTTTACCCCTTGGAAGCATGTCCCATAATACTTCGCCGTAGCAGACTATCTGTTTCATTTTGATGCTAATTTTGAGTTCATTTCTTTCACACAATCT contains:
- a CDS encoding energy-coupling factor ABC transporter substrate-binding protein, whose translation is MLKIVQKNQNIFLLLAIISILVGVFAYVGDSEFGGSDGHAEEYITQADPDYKVWFSNIWEPPGPEIESLLFAVQAAIGAGVVCYVIGYYKGKKTGESIQE
- a CDS encoding energy-coupling factor ABC transporter permease — encoded protein: MGKKLFVLLAFSLPFQGFSMHIMEGYLPAGWSIFWTVVYLPFFIWGVKVIQKMVIKHPELKMLLALAAAFAFVLSALKLPSVTGSSSHPTGVGLGTLLFGPITMSVLGVLVLIFQVLLLAHGGVTTLGANAFSMALAGPVVTFGIYKLCAKLKCNRSVSIFLAACLGDLATYTVTALQLALAHPDTQTGVAGAFVKFASIFSLTQIPIAIVEGLVTVLVMNILIKNIPNLKGLKLKFQTVKS
- the cbiD gene encoding cobalt-precorrin-5B (C(1))-methyltransferase CbiD, whose translation is MKILLFGGTTEGKATSNWLDDLEISHFYSTKTSSGNYESKFGQRISGAMNVEEIWTFCEESEIDLLIDAAHPFAEVLHHSISVAAIHANVPVLRVERDAVPRMKSEFIQYHKTLASILADLHAVDCAKIISLVGVKALPVIHKTMPNANIWYRILDFPSSLEIAKAAGVSREKLIVSAAFEGMKSIEDLLNDEGIEAMITKESGYSGLLDQKMDLAVKYQIPLYVIARPDLPNYDETITNRETLQKYLKSKFGLERKELAPGFTSGTCATISAKAALKLLLGDKLNQKESVALPDGEICEMQLHQNRWGQDFALCSVVKNSGDDPDVTDGMEIGACLRWNDVNRIRFVKGEGVGTVTLNGLGIPLGEPAVNPVPRKMIAFELEQILEEYDVHRGIDVSVFVPVGKKMGAKTFNPKLGIVDGISIIGTSGRIKPYSLEAYIQSIKKQLDLAVHNENKHIVVNSGGRSERYLKKKFPHLDDLAFLQYGNFIGEILTISNKSGIEKLSMGIMTGKAVKLAAGYLDTHSSKVVLDHEFLMGLARDCRYSEEIIMKIGEMTMGRELEEIFSFSEDELFFKVLKSKCVRVCQQVIEDYDFELLLISNQGEII
- a CDS encoding energy-coupling factor ABC transporter ATP-binding protein, which produces MIQLQNIKYSYPEGTIGLDDISLEIEKGSKVAFLGENGAGKSSLFLVLNGIHKPQKGKYVLDGKQFGFSTTERKQMAHKVGYVFQDPDVQLFAASVYEDVAFGPFNLGLDKKDIEIRVEKYLNLLSIQDLKDKAPHQLSYGQKKQVAVAGVLAMEPEIILFDEPFAWLDNRHKHIMNEIIDDLNKQGKTVLISTHNPDFAYEWADNVVLMKEGRIIASDSPVKTMCNKVLMQEIGMELPLVVQLAKKLGLKNDSRSIQSLLWEM
- a CDS encoding carbohydrate kinase family protein — encoded protein: MKQIVCYGEVLWDMLPRGKKLGGAPLNVALRAQSLGNKVKVISSIGQDAIGDEIIEEIKSFSTSIEHIQISKHFSTSEVLVKLDQNGSASYEIKMPCAWDDIVLLDKDIDIVKNSDAFIFGSLVARSKTSRETLFQLLEHAKFKVFDVNLRSPHYTEKSIIDLMNDADFIKFNDDEIFEICASMGFASKTLEECIEFIANKTKTKEVCVTLGKDGAVLFIENKFVYSKGFKVKVADTVGAGDSFLATIISKLLHETDPQEAIECASAVGAIVASKSGANAEVSIQEIENTMQTSK
- a CDS encoding energy-coupling factor transporter transmembrane component T family protein — protein: MEKFILFMVLLNAALLSANSYLHLFLISLISIGFFAHGIGLRKLLRLISLPLGFIVMGSISIAVSLHTDPKSSLFCFDSMGLCIGLENAGLDKAIELFFKAMAAIMALNYLILSCTLSEINDIGRRLRIPLILRELFVLTYRYISLLFTFTSQVHIAQRNRLGYVSKKQSILSVGMLFSCVFIKSLLFSNRSLDALQSRGYHGELYFRQQQDSLRFKQLFLIVLFAVALVGFHFCLNSLFITHIC